CTTCATCAACTGCTAGTTTTCCCCACCTTCCTATCTAAATAATAAATGCTCGATCACTGTTGTGTGTGTTATCTTTTTAATTACGTGAAGACACCAAGCTCATTCCAATTATGTCCATCGATTTTATCTTACGTACATTCCTCGTAGAATTTGACGTGTTTcaattaacaaaaatagaaTCTTAATTTAAACAATATGAAAGATTACTCACCAACTACTTccttctaaaaattaattggcACATATTTTATCATTGTAACTCAACTCAATTTAAATAAGTCTTAATCTCATTCAGTTTAGGAATATGGGATGTATGCATTCTTACCACTTAATAGAGACTGGCTAAATATATTAGTTTTCAGTATTCTATCATATTCAAAATAAGGCTTACATGCAGTACTAGTTTTATTTAGAGAGCTGGGTTCTTTGATATAAATTTTAGAAGTTGATGCTTTACAGATTGAAAATGAGATCAAAGCGGCAGGTAAAGGGGTTCGGCATATGTTCAGTGagataaaagtgacatatgtctCAATTCTAATTGATCCGGTTCCAACGGATCTTTCAacgtttataaaagtgacacatgTCTCAATTCTAATTAATCCGGTTCCAACGGACGTTTCaatgtttataaaaatgacaatCAAAACCTTTAaaatctgaagaaaaaaaaaaaaaaatttaaatgttgCTACTATTATTGAGTTCCTCACCTCATAAAGCTCGTAAAGTAGCGTGGTCACTCTTCCAATTAATAACAACTTATTTCTTGTAGAGCAGGATATACAAACTGATAAGTTAGCCAATAAATAATGAAGCATGCATCCATTTGATTCATTCTAACTTCTTCACTTCATTACAACTTGTAGAAAAACATGATCAAATCTAATGATGAAAGCGGCATATCATCCAAttcctaaaaatttaatgtatcttaagaataataataaaaataaacaaacaattctttttctttttttttagaaaaaaaaaaaaaaaaatgagaagttGCCCTTCACAACCCTCCGGCAGATGAGGGTGAGCTAATATTACCTGGTAACATTTACAACATCTATTTTAtaattggttttctttttttaaaaataagaaaaaaaaatcacaaaaaactaTTTGCAGTAACTTTCTTATAttgagacaagagttacaataacttaagagttacaataactcaaaaGATAAGAGttataaatgataaattaactttattgttgttaatgtGAAAGTAGAAAAGACTTATAACGTTCATactttttctctataaatagagcatcgTAGACAGtcaaaaatatatcaagaaCATATGTAGCTAAAAAAATGCTTTAATGTGTGAACATAGATCATaagccgaaccaccttaattctcTGAATCTCTATTCCTTGTTCTCATTTCTCTTACTTAAATTATAAGTTCTATTATCCTATAAGTTCTATAAACTTTGGATAAACACAACGTATTTCTGTCCTCTCTCCTCTTCTCCCATCTCcctttgtctttctttttgaaaatcAGCCATTAAAACCTACCTAATAGATCCTACTTGAATGGCTGATTTTGGCATGCatccaataaataaattaaacggATAATGACACGTATTGGCGCAATTGCAAACAACCTAAATATAAGAAGCAATGTATTGGTGGTTGAAGGCTGTGTGGGTGGGCCAATTGTGAAAAAAAGAGAAGCCCCATCCGAAAAGTGggtcaaataaaaagaaaaaaaaaaaattgtgtggGTCATTTCACATCAACTACATCACATGTAAAGGTgataatttcaattttcaattaacAAGGGAAAGTCCAGACATGCCTCATGCCTGTAGGCTGTAACCCAAAACAAAAGTGTCCAGACACGCCAACTCACTCATGACCGCacggagagagggagagaggtaAAGTCCAAAATGTCTGTAAGGCTGTAACcgaaaaccaaagaaagaaaaaggtcatGACATGCCAACTCACTTCGTTCCAACCCATGTCAAGTGtctcaacttctttttttggagttttgttctaaattctaataataaataagtattttggttttttaataaATACGTAATTCTGTTTTTAATTTTCGCCCATCTTTGCATGTCTAATTTgatattctctcttttttatcattattttattctCACCACCGGTCgcatttttcctataaatatagATTATTTGTATGgtaaataattaagtaataagAGCATTATGTAGTCatttggagaatttttttttttttttttaggtggtTGTAACGTATCTAACAACGAACCACCCAAAAGTtctttgtctttattttctttcattccgCTATTgtctttaattttctattttattatgagTTTCCTCATAGTAGCAAAGTCATTGGCTAACGATAGTGTTCGATCCCAAATGCCTGTGTTAACTCTAACCAGTGTTTTATCCCATTTTTTGGCCATGCCTCTCTCTCAAACTCTCACAACcattcaattttctcttttttcttttatttcttttttttttttaaaaaaaaaaaaaactgttccATCTATTGAACGAACTTTATCAGAAATTGAAAAAGCTCGCCGCCTACCCGCCATTGGTTAGGTAGTGTTGGGGTGGTGTGGGCCGATACTCGGCTGCCCGGAGatacacgtttttttttttttagtctttcccaaatcatttttttttaatacttttttgtttgtattttttctttaggACTATAATTGAGACTTCCCAtggtttttgttaaaaaattgacCAAAAAATAGATGGaatgatttatttgaaattcaagcatagagttaattgcaaaaattaaaaggcCAATTAATAATTTGATGCTGTCCTAATATTCATTAAGTTAATATTTTCACCAAAATTTAGTTAGTAATGGTTTTAAgcaaatacaaattttttttttcttgatagaCTAGATAGTCCCATTTTCTATGTTGAAGAAAACAGTGTGAAGTGATTAACTTCCCActtcaaaccctagaaaaatatatttataaagaCAAGGAAACCTACCCTTAAAAAGGTCATCAATTTGAATAAGGAATGTTATTATCTTGCTTGGACTATTGTCGATAccttaatttatttgattgtcaTACAAGTGAAGTAACAATATAAAATTGATTAGGTTGCTTATACTCTTATACAAATGGGTTAtaaatatcaattaatttaacTATATAAAATTGATTCAATTACGTATTTGTTTGCATGAGCCTTTGGTGAAAGGTAATGAAATGAACACAAATTACGTGAACTCAATCGGCGGAAATCTGGCCGCGATTGGCTCCAATTGCCAAATCACGACGAGAGATTTGTTTAAAGAAATAACTTAGGTGGACaactttttcaacttttggctttgattaaataaacaaatcaaagaTATTCGGCCGCTATTGACTTGGCTCCACCCCACCCTACCTcatcaaactattttttatttttttattttatattatttttgaattttgatgagACAATTTGGTGAAAGTGAGTATtgttaattaggaaaaaaaaaaaaaatagtgagtaTTGTTCACTTAtgtattgaataaaaaaataatttttctctctccatttttgttttttgtttttctctcatcCTTTAatagcttgaaaaaaaaaatctttgaaaaataatatttaaatgaaatagtgaaagttgattgttaaaatagagaataaatgtaaaattggttctTGTAgttgcctaaattacaaatcactccatgatgtataaaaaataatttataggtcatcaaggtatgccaaaataacaatttactccataaaatcaattttcattaagTAACTTAGCAAAATCTGTCGTTTTGCCATATTATACTCAATAAAAACGCAACATATGTTgttattaatttctgacttttAGAAATGACAATtaagatttttcacatcattttactACACCACCTAAGATTACATATCAGCCATCATTCCACGTCATACAActatagtaaattaacctaattcTTATATCCTCAAAATTTTACCCCTTGCGTAACCctccatcatcttcatcttcgcTGGCCATTTCACAAAATACGACcgtcaaattcttgcaaaattCACACAAATCATGgcgaagaaaatgaaaatgagggaGAGTTAcgcacaaaataaaattttgaggatataatagattatgttaatttactagAGTAGTATGACGAGACAAAGTAACGGATTCTATTAAGgtacttaacgaaaattgattttagagagtaaactgttattttggcttaccctaaggacctataaattattttttataccacaatgggtgatttataatttaggccaactgcAGGGACTTacaaattatttgttataccacatgaagtgatttgtaatttaggccaatcacaaggaccaattttgcatttatcctttaaaatagtgaggctacTAAGAGgtgctctaaaaaagtgagtagttaaaatagagaaaattgtacttttggttattttggtaagGTTGCTAATAATGCTCTTAGTAGCCTCactaaactagttttttttttttttttggctattttgatGAACTTacttaaaatcacaaaaaaacactttcCAATAGCCTCATCAAAGAATGAAGAGTACTCaccaaatgaatgaaaaataataaaatttttctctttccctCCATATTCTTTGTTGTATTATCCCTCtctataaattttatttctttctcaaatGATATGATTTGAATATATGCATTTGATTCATAGTTATTCTAAATggattttcttaattattaattttctccATGCTAATCTTATAATGTAATTAGATCTCTCAAGAAGAAGGTTTTATGTGAAGAGGGCTAACGCCAAACTTAACGCACATTGGTTCTACAAAGAGTAGTGGGCTCCTGAACTTCAGAAGGCCCAGTTTTGAGTTTTTACatatgtttagaattttttatgaGTTATATTTATTAGAATTGGAAAAAGAGGGTTATCTTATAACACAAAGGCAAAcaagtaaagaaagaaaaaaaataataaaaggaataaaatatataaatagtaAAACAAGAAGTATAGTTTAATTTGTCGatgacagaaatttttttcaaattagtttggaggaaatattctccaatccatgtaaaatagtacattttattttttatttttaacatgtccacacaagacgGGTAGGTGAGAATCGAAGTAGTGACCTCTATTGCATTAAACATggtccccaaccgattgagctactctttCAGGACTATGCAAAATAACacagtgtctataaacatttaaaatgtacattaaattattaacctCATTAACAGGaattttactaatttagactaaatctaatgtgtcttttaaatgtttatagatacttgacactattttacatggattaaaagatattttcttcatactgatttggataaaatttcTATCCATTTGCCAATCATTATTATGTAGTCCTTGATTAAGGAAGCCAAAATACAAAGTTGAAGGATGGAGTATACgttacataaaaaagaaaagaaaagaaaaaaaaaaatgacaaatggtTACATCAAAGTAAAACTGTAGAGGATTGGCAGGTGGAGGAGTATAGGCACAGTTtgtatttatctaaaaaaactaaattttcaatattctcattttttatatcacattaataattttttattattattaaaataaaaaaatattacaaaacaatttatttattttattttatttttaatttttcataaaaaacgttcttatttttttctcacatcaaccAATTTTTGTTATAGTTCTTGTTCACTAAACACTAATTGACCAATGCCAACGGAGCCTAGGTTTCTGATCCGTTGGATAGGGAAAGCCAAGCATTCAATTGCTCTTCATGAAGCATTTTTGCTTCGTCTGCCAAATGAATAGAgttaaatcaaatatatatgattatagttccaaataataatatataatggGATTCATCTAAGGTGCCCTCCCATGTTACGGGGCTTCAAGTCTCTCTGAACAATTATCAAAAGAATGAGTTTCATCTTTTATATGGGTTTTGTAAGAGTACTAGCGGCGGATGTTCTATATGGTATTCtcttatgtttaggaaaaattaaaaaaattaaaaacacaaaaacttaTTGATATCAGATTTCCTACATTTAACCAACTCTCAAAGGTTGTTAAAGTGTTTCTCAGTGTACGTGTAGAGAACAAAAACTGATtttctatacattattttaatataaacatttatctttcttctctattctttcatttttttttttggtctttaatTGGgaattgtgttggaattttgtgaaaaaagtgatgGTAAGtaggaaacttgtattttgtaaagaaataatattttaatagtataagGAAATGTAagggaaataaaatatattttcatagggaaacaaaaaatagttttgtgtcctaaacttatgaaaaattaaagggttaaataccaaatacccccctggggtttggtacctttatttttactccactggggtttcatttttatcataagacccccctggggttttgataaaggaccaagttagtcaatccgttagttgaccgttaggactgacacgtggaccaatcagatgttgacacgtggcacatatttaatttttttttaattaaaaaaaaagtattttttttaagtaaaaaaaaaaaaaaattggggggtggTGAAACCACCCCAAATCTCGTGAGTGGTTTCATTACTGAGGCTCAATGGGGGGTGGCTGGAGTGAGTACGGTGAAATTTTGCTGGAACAAGGGGTGGTAGAACCACCCCATCCCGCGGCCCGAATGGGGAATTTTGTACGTTACCCAtggctaattttattttttattttttttaaatacattttttcttaattaaaaaaaaaaaaaattaaatatgtgccatgtttcaacatctgattggtccgcgtgtcagtcctaacggtcaactaacggatggactaacttggtcctttatcaaaacccaaggagggtcctgtgataaaaatgaaaccccagggggggtaaaaataaaggtatcaaaccccagggggtatttggtatttaacccaaaattaaATTGAAGCTGCTGCTAATACTTTAAACACTCAGTTCGTTAAGTTTAGGTTTGTTAATTAAAGAGGtttagaacatgtttgagattgtgttagagaacttaaaaagtacttttagttttaaaaagatGTGCCAAACAAACTTggacatgtttggtaaaaaattctaaaggtacttttaaaaaaaattaaaaaaataaaaatttactgtaaaaatagcaaaaacgcacttttgacaaagcttaaaaatgaagcctttgccatttttttttaaaaaaaaaaattaaaaactatatttttcaaatacaatatCAAACATGCTTTTAGAGGTGTAAAGGTAAAAAATAGAACACATAGAGCATAACTAATGTAACTAATGTTAATGCatgatattaaaattttgaaaatcattaaaattaaatgtaaaaagCTAAAACGTTGTATAAGGACGTCAATTCCATGATGTCAAAATTTTGGTTGGGGCATAAAGATAACGATGTGAAGATTGCATGGATGAGTTGAGAGAAATTGGGGTGGGCAAAGGATTGTGGGGGTATGGGATTCAGAGATCTGGAATGCTTTAATTTGGCGCTGCTAGCTAAGCAAGGGTGAAGGCTTGTGCAAAATCCAGAAACTCTCGTGGCTAAAATTTTTGAGGAAAAGTATTTTCCCAACAATAATTTTCTTCACTCTTCTCAGGGAAGAAAGCCATCTTATGCGTGGACTATAAAGAAGCTGCTAAGTGAATGGATGATGTGGCGAGTGGGTGATGGTAATCTCATTCATATTTGGCAGGACAGCTGGATCTCGACGCCATCGAGTTATTATATAAAGTCACCGGTGCGTCTCCTAGATTGTGATGCAAAAGTGAGTGCTTTCATTGATGATGCCACCAAATGGTGGAATGCACCACTAATTTAGGAGATTTTTACCACAGAGGAGGCCAAAGTAATCTTTCGATTCCTATATGCCCAAGACAACAAAGTGATCGTTTGCTGTGGGTTGGCACAAGGAATGGAGACTTTTTCTGTCGAAGTGCTTACCATTTGGCTAAAGGCCAACTGGAGGGGTCTAGAGGCAGTTGCTCGAACAGGGAACCCATCTCACAATTGTGGAAGAAACTTTGGCAAGTGACGAGTCCTAGGGTGGTGAAATCGTTTTTTTGGAAAGCATGTTGGGACCACGTATGCAAATCGAGTATTTGCGCAACGGAAAAGAATCGTATTCTCATACTCAAGAATTCTTTATGAAGAACATACAAACAACGAGTGGCTATTTACCTTAGGCTCTAAACAAGTTCCTACAAACATACTAAAacatgatattatgaaaaaaaaaaaaaaaaaaaaacaatgggtgcttttaaaacatttgaaaacctCTTCTTCCATCTCAGGAGAAATGGTACACAAGCCTAGCACAGTATCTttaaaacttgaagaaaaacaagaataacaacaaaataacataaatgcTTGATGAATGGTCAAGGGTTACCTTGAAGATGGCAATAACCCCCAAAACCTTCTCCTTCCTCTCAAGAAAATCTCCTCTCAGTCTAGGGTTAGTGTCTCAAGTGTAAGGGGAGACTTAGGGATGAAGGGGAGGTATTTATAGGGGTAGACAGGCGTGCTCCTTCCTGCAAGATGGAAAATAggttaaaaatgattttcaaactATTATCGAACATTTCGTACTATTGGGCAACATTTGGTGTACTATTACACAAGGATTCTAGGGTTGCAGGTGGAATGTTTGGTCAATACCCAGTGGGTCAAACTTTGGTCAATGAACGTTTGATGTGGTCCTTTGCTGAACGCTCGCACTAAGGACATGGTCGAACGTTCAGTGTGGTCTCCTCCCGAACATTCAACCAGAGAGTTAGAGTTGGGTTTTTAGGGCTATTTTTAAATGAGGGTTTGATTAAAGGATAAGACACTTCTTTGAGGGTCATAAAAGGGTTTTTCTAAGATCAAGTGAACAGTTGCTTTTTGATAAATCATTCTTTGGTAATTTTTGGGCATCACAGTTATGGTTGGGTTTTTTGGgctatttttcaaatgaggGTTTGATTAGGGGATAAGACACTTCTTTGAAGGTTATAAAAAGGCTTTATAGGCTCAAGTGAGCAGTTGCCTTCCAATAAATCATTCGTTGGTAACTTGGGGCATCACAGGCAATGCCGTCTTTTATGAGACTAAGGTTTTGTCTCTAAAACGTTCATAAAACCGGGATATAGACACAAGGCCAATCCGCGTGTCGGCTTAAAAGAACTactcaaagagaagaaaaaacatgtGTAAGGTATGTCTGGTCTGTCAAATAGGATAGTCGGTTCAAAGTTTATCTTCCATGTTTTTTTGATTATCTTTGACATATTATCACTAAGTGGAGGTTGAATTCCTCAAGACACCTTCATTTATGCATGAGTTTTCCTATTCTAGTCAAGTtactttttgattttgaaaatggtgGGGGATTGTtgaaagattttcaaaattaatatatatatatacatgattgatacagatattattttgtgtcttgtgaatgttttttaaatggaaggttTTAAAGATCATTGAATAAAGAGAgtctcatattaaaaaataaaaaataaattaaaaaaaaaaaaaagaaaaagaaagtgcagTTGGCATTTATAAGGTCCAACAAACTCTAAGCCTTTAGAAATGCTTGGGTGTATACACTTGTGTGTATACCCTAGTAGGTGTGAAGCACCGGACGCGGGCACACATGGCGTGGGTTGTAGGGCATTAGTGGCACTTTTGTGGTGCCTTGATGGCGTACTTGACACTTAGCACGAAGCATTGGAGCTTGGAGTGATCTGACCATGACCATTCACTTTTGAACAGTTAGGATCATTTGATCCAATGGTTTGATCTGGACCATATGATGCTTTTTAGGTAGATCCAGTGGTTAGATTTACTGTACCGTAATTAAAGTTAATCGTAAGATCAAATCAACTTTGATCTAAcaattgagattaaataattaagatgcaacagttattattaaataattgttgataattatttaatctaactgGTTAAAAAGAAGTTTATTACTGTTAGATTAGCAGTTTATGACGGTTGAAAAagcaatttatttttgaaattaaatgacTGCAGTTCAATGTtgaaaaacacagaaaattaGAAGCTTGACAGAATAAAAAATCTGAGAGTATTTGGGTTTCATTTCGTTTGGGCAAAATGCAACTAAACTACAGAAATTTTTTGTGCTTTATTGTATCTTAGAGAAATATACATTGTAACACACCTTATGAGTAATTTCGATTTTcaatttccattatttttctAACATTTGAATCGAGGTATAGAACAGCATGAAGGCTTACATATTTTAATAGTCTTGAATCAAAACACTAGTTTGGAGATGTTACTTATTTTTCTCATTGTTATCAAAATTCTGCGCCTACTTCTAAcataatgtaatttttttttattttttattttttttttttgaggtgcTAACATAATGTAATTAAGTATAGGATTGGTAACACAAAACTACAGTGCCTCTCACTGGTAATGTTGAAGCAAATGACAAATAGGGTTTCTTCATTTCATACTTCAAATGTGAAATTGACTATTTTTCAGTAAACTTGACAAAATGATATGATGAAAATACAGAAATAGAACATCAAATGCATCAATCGCAGATACTGGTAATCTCGTGCTATGTGGCAAAAGTATGCCTATGTTCCCAGTAGAATCAAATTTGATTACCCTTCCAtcataccaaaaaataaaaataaataaataaaaattgaatcaaTTGATTCCTTTTATGGGCCTTTCATAAATTTTACTAAGCTAACCTAGGCTCAACCAATCTATGGACAAAACTGAGGCTAAGATAGGGAATGTTACAAAGGATGAATCTTACACAAAATGGGTAAAATGATTGGGTGTTTTAGGGTGTTGGAAGTGGACATTTTGATTGCCAAAGGAGCACACTTTCTTGTTTTCATCTTCCACTCCTTTAAATCCAAGTTTCTTGGTCAGGGTGAAAGGGGCGTATGAAGGCAGAATTCATTTGCCATATCTTGAGTGAACAAGTTACAGTGGCCTCAGTAGCATTGTTGAAGAGAAATAGCCGAGTAGCCCCATAGATTGCCTTTGTCGGATAAACACGCGATGTGATGCATGTCCTCCCTCCTTGAGCAAAGCTTTCAACTATTGAATGATCCACCTGGATTTGGATGACCAAAACATTCCATGCAAATTTAAGGAATTGGTCCACTTAAAACATGCCAGGATATTCATTCATTTACAGCTAAAAAACTCAGAGCTCAACTTACCAGTAATCTTACAGATAATTTCTCGTCTTTTAGAACTGGAACTGAGCTCCCATAAACTTGTTTGTTAACATCACTTGCCTCGGAAGACCTGAAAGGAAACAATTAAGCATAATTTGATTGATCAACACGTACAAAAGAAAGCTTTATTAACGTACATCACTTGACAACAGACAGGCAACATAAAAATACCTTGACTGATCAACACAGAAGAAAGTTTTGAGATTGCCATCAGCTCCTTTGGCAACATAAAAATACACAGGAGTGTACTCAGAAAGGCCATCATCTGCAAGAACAAGAAGACCAAAGGGTCCCAGTGCAGCACGTCCAGCAGCTCCACCGCTGGTGCTGCAGCTGATCATGGATTCCACATTGGTTTGGTTTGCCCTCTCCAAAGCCTCCTTATCTAACTCAAACTCCGCGACAATGTCCAACTGTGTGGCTGTCTCAACATCTAGTGGAACAACTGATCCTGGCCTCACCTCCACCTTGTCAAACTCTTTGCTGCTCAGTCTCAAACTGTCCACCTCCTCCACTGGCCATTGAAGCAAATTGGTACCAGTCTTTTTATCAAGCAACACTGTCCTTGGAATGCTCTGAGCAGGGccaattttaagacaaacattaaatcttgtcaacGAACAAGTgctagaatataaattaaatgattaaatataccTGTACTGATGCCCAGCCCTTCTGAACATCTGCATTTTCACTATCAGACTCTCCAATCCAACCCCACAACACCCTCCTTCCCTTACGCACATCATAGAAGGTTTTGGATGCATAGAAAATCCCATAGTCATACCTAATTCCAATACCGATCTTGGGGTCATCGGGAACCCATCTACCATTAGCCTTCTCATAAGTCCCAAGTGCATAATAATCGTGCTTATCATTGTCAAGGCTAGTTTTGAATACATGCTTCACTTCAGCCCCATTAACCGATGTGTCCAAACCCTGCTCAGCATTCTTTGACACAGGATAGAAGTCTACACACTCCCACATGCCAGTGGCAGGGACAGCATGGAGCACACCATCTAAAAGCTCAAAGCTCTTGAAGTCCTTGGTGTGGTAGACCAAAGTAATGCCTGTCGTGTTAACCCTGGACCCAATGGCAATGTGCCATCTCCCGTCCGATGTGTACCAAGCCGT
This genomic interval from Corylus avellana chromosome ca3, CavTom2PMs-1.0 contains the following:
- the LOC132176597 gene encoding acid beta-fructofuranosidase, encoding MEGCTLPCSYSPLPAEPTPARYRPPKKATLMVFSGLLMLGLVLAIINGSRDSDVRANGNASLDKLKSSMPLPSEPLQPVSRGPSAGVSEKSNLVMAGVNVMSFPWNNTMLSWQRTAYHFQPEKNWMNDPNGPMFYKGWYHFFYQYNPNGAVWGDIVWGHAVSRDLIHWLHLPLAMIADEWYDINGVWTGSATLLPDGQVIMLYTGSTNESVQVQNLAYPANLSDPLLINWVKYSGNPVLLPPRGINFKDFRDPTTAWYTSDGRWHIAIGSRVNTTGITLVYHTKDFKSFELLDGVLHAVPATGMWECVDFYPVSKNAEQGLDTSVNGAEVKHVFKTSLDNDKHDYYALGTYEKANGRWVPDDPKIGIGIRYDYGIFYASKTFYDVRKGRRVLWGWIGESDSENADVQKGWASVQSIPRTVLLDKKTGTNLLQWPVEEVDSLRLSSKEFDKVEVRPGSVVPLDVETATQLDIVAEFELDKEALERANQTNVESMISCSTSGGAAGRAALGPFGLLVLADDGLSEYTPVYFYVAKGADGNLKTFFCVDQSRSSEASDVNKQVYGSSVPVLKDEKLSVRLLVDHSIVESFAQGGRTCITSRVYPTKAIYGATRLFLFNNATEATVTCSLKIWQMNSAFIRPFHPDQETWI